The genomic window TCAGCAGCAGGGCGTGAATTTGCGCCATTGTGCGACTGATGCCCCAGTTTGAGCCCAGTGTTCCCCACGCCTGAATGAACTTTGCTTTTGCCTCGCTTAGCGTTAGCTTTTCCACAGTTGAAATTTAACTTTCAAAACTTTCAAAAAAAATTGAAAGTTTCTTTTGTAAAAAAATTTATCTGCCTCTCCCATTGGCTTCAGAATTAATGATGGCTTAACCTTCACAAAACTATCTTTGAGCGTCTTGCCGTATTGTCCCATAAACGCATCATCTTATGAAACACGTTTTCAAATCTTCACTTTTTGTTGCAAGCGCATTGATGATGTTGCTTGTACAGCATGCAGCAGCGCAACTTTCGCCCACAGTGCTCGGTTCTTGGGGCACGGGACTCTATCGTAGTTCTGATCCACGTTCTGCTGAAATTCTGGCTTATGATGCCCCATCACGTCGCTTGTTTGTGGTCAATAGTGTCAGCAATAATGTGCTTATTTTGGATTTCAGTAATCCAGCATTGCCACGCTTGATTGACTCCGTTCGTTTTACAACAGGTTCGCCCAACAGCATTGATATTCGTAATGGAGTTTTGGCTGTGGCTGTGGATTCCACGAATCGTCAGGCGCCGGGCAGAGTCTTTTTCTATCGTGCCGCAACAGCAGGTGCAACTGCAACAGCGTTAGCATCAGTGCAAGTAGGGGCACTGCCCGATATGCTCACCTTTACCGCCGATGGTCGGTTTGTGTTAGTTGCCAATGAAGGTGAACCCAACAACTACAATGCCGGCAACATCGATCCTGAGGGCTCTGTGAGCATCATTGAAATTCCAAGTGCGGGGGCGCAAGCTATTACGCAAGCAAACGTGCGTACTGTAGATTTCCGATCACTCAACGGACAAGAAACGGCACTGCGCGCTCGTGGCGTACGCATCTTTGGACCACGTGCGACCGTTGCGCAAGACTTAGAGCCTGAATACATCACCGTGCAAGGTGACACGGCTTATGTGGTCTGCCAAGAAAATAATGCTATCGCACTGGTGCGCATCAGCACAGCGTCGCTTATTGGTATTCGTGGTTTAGGCTTGAAGAACCATAACTTAGCAGGCTTTGGTCTCGACCCTAGCGACCGTGATGGCGCAGGCGGTACAGGTGCAATCAACATCGCACCGCGTCCTGTGTTCGGCATCTATCAACCTGATGGTATTGCATCCTATGTGGTCGGTGGACAAACCTTTGTTGTAACGGCAAATGAAGGTGATGCGCGCGATGGATACGCAGGTACAAATGAACCAGAGATACGTGGCGGTGCGGCAAGTGTCCGTTTAGACCCTGCAGTGTTTGGTGACACCTCACGCACGACAGGCATTCGCCGTGATTCACTGTTAGGGCGATTGCAGATTTCTATTGCTTTGCCTGACACTACGCCAGCAGGACTCTACCGCAGCCTGCAATGCTTTGGTGGACGCTCATTTTCTATCTTCCGCGTCGAGCGTGATTCACTGGTGCGCGTCTATGACAGCGGCGATGACTTTGAGCGCATCACCGCAGCGCGTTTCCCAGCGAACTTCAATGCTACAAACACCAGCAATGCACTCGACAACCGTAGTGATGACAAAGGACCAGAGCCTGAAGATGTCAAAATTGCACGCATTGGCGATAGCACCTATGCGTTCATTGGCTTGGAGCGTATCGGCGGTGTGATGATTTACAACATTACATCACCAACAGCGCCGCGCTTTGTTGCCTACATCAATAATCGCAATTTCAGTGTAACGCCGGGGGCAAGCACAGTGCTCTCGGGTGCAGTCGCAGGTCCAGTAGCAGCTGATCGTGTCGGTGATTTGGGCGCAGAAGGCTTGCTCATCATTCCGGGCAATCTTAGTCCAAACAGCCGGCCGCTGCTCGTGGTCGCAAATGAAGTGAGCGGTACAGTAACAACCATTCAACTAAGTGCAACAGCATCGGTGGAACAGCTTGCAGAGGTGATGCCGAAAGGTTTCGCGCTGGAACAAAACTATCCCAATCCTTTCAACCCAACGACAACGATTAGGTATTCCTTGCCACAAGCGGCACAAGTGAGTTTGAAAGTCTATGACATTCTCGGTCGAGAAGTAGCCCAGCTGGTAAATATGCGTCAAGCTGCAGGGGTCTATGTTGCGCAGTTTAATGCTGCAAATTTACCCAGTGGAATGTATTTCTACCGCTTAGAAGCAGGTTCATACAGAGAGACGCGAAAGATGATGCTCGTGAAGTAGCTCAAAATGCGCAGAATGCCCTGTTTGTTTGTCATTTGCGATAAGCATCGTATTGCTGTTTGAGCTCGCTGGCATTGGCGCCGAAGATGTAGCGCGCAACAAGGTAGGCATTGAAGAGTTGCTGCGAAAAAAATCCATTTTTCTTGAATCGACGTGCAGAGGTAGTAAGCGAAGCGGTTTTGATAAGCGTAGGTTCGGCAAGTGTGCGTGCGCGAAAGAGAAACTCGAGGTCTTCCATCAACTCTTGCTCTGGAAATTTGCCTAATGCCTCAAAAAAAGTCCGACGCGCAAAAATGCCAGAGTCGCCGTAGTGTGTCAGAATTGAGTTGATGCGTGTAGCAGCGCTGTAGAGTCGTGCAAGTGGATGCGCATCGTCGAAGTCCATTGCAAAGTAGCCATACTGAACACTTGGATTTTGCAGTGCGCGTGCAAGTTCAGCCAAAGCATTTTGAGACAGCACAGTATCGGCGTGAAGAAAAAGCAAAGCCTCACCCGTAGCAAAATTCGCCCCGCAATTGAGTTGAAAGGCTCTACCTGTGATGCTGCGGAATATACGCACAGGCAAAGTGTCGTTGGTGTCAAAAAATCTGGTGATCACTTCAACTGTCGCATCACAGCTGCCCCCATCGACAATAAGCAATTCGAAGGAGACGTCGCTCGGCAAGTCTTGCGCTGCAAGGCTTTGTAAGGTCTTGGCAATGAAGCGCTCTTCGTTCAGTGTGGGAATAACAACAGAGAGTTTCACAGTCGATGCGCAAATTAGAATGAAACGATGTTTTCGAAGATAATGTCAAGCAAGCCACGATTGTTCCACGCAAAATCCACGCGAGCTGCTAAACGATATCCACCCACCAGTACAAGTCCAGCACCATAGCCATACTGTGTGTTTTTCCAGTCAAATGTCGTTGGACGGTTGCCGAAAAAAGAGGTATGTGAGTTATACCAGATATTGCCTGCATCAAAGAAGAGTGTAGCGTAAAGCGCCCACTGCATTACTTTGAACTGCTCAATAGGTATAAAGTCAAAGCGCAGCGTACTAAGTGGCACAATAGGGTAGCGCAGTTCTGCTGTATTGAGTTGCAAATTGTCACCTTCAAAGATATCGCGTGTATAGCCACGTACTACGACGCGAGTGTAGCCAAAGAAAAGCCGTTCATGATTTGGTACGGGAGTATTGAGCGAAATTGCAGTGTAGTTGCGCAGTGCAAGTGACAGTTCGCCAAGGATTTTTCATAGAAGCGAATGTCAAAAATGCCACGCGTGATATTGATTTTATCTGTCCATGTCGGTAAGCCCATCTGGTACAGATTTAGCGAGAGAAACCAGCCTTTGGTTGGACATTGGTTCAAGTCGACTTGCGAGTAGATATAGTTGAGATGCAGCCAAGGATAGTAGTCGCGTCCATCAGCAGCGACGGTGGCGCTTGGATAAGCGGCTTTGATATCTTCAAACACAGAGACACGATTAAACCCAAAGTTAATATTCAGAAAGGCAAATGGTGAAAGCCGCTGACTAATTGCGCCTGAGATAATAAAAGTTTTTTGGATGTAACGAGGAATGACATCGGTCTTGGTGTCGTAAGCGAGATTGTTGAGGTCTCGCCAGGTAAGGGCAAAGCCTGCGCCGGTGCGTGAGGTGCCCAGCAAATACGGTGTGTAATACGACAGGCGAATGTAGGGATCGAAGCCAACGCCGAAGGCAAATGAGAACGGATCACTCAGACCCGTCAGATTTTGGTGCGTGGTAATCACGCCGATGTTAAGGTTAGCGATAGTTGGGTTGCGTATCCAGTTTGCTAAACTCATCCCGCGCAAATCGAAACGTGGCTGTGGGAAAAGATACCAGCGCTCATGAACTGAAATCAAGACAACGGTTAAAGGGGCTTGACGTGCATGAGCTTCTTCATAGCACTGCTGTGAGAATGCCGCAAAAAGTGAATCTTGTTCATCATTGATACTAATAGGCTCTGGCAACTGATCGGGCATAAATCGCTTGGCGGAGACAAAGACGACATTAAAAAGCTGCAGGTTGTAAATAAGCTGTTGTGCCGTCTGCAGGTCTTGCATCCTGAGTGTATCGCCTTCAGCAAATGGCAGTTCTTGACGCATCACAAACGGCTTCGTGGTGTAATTGCCTGTAATGATAATTTTATCGACAATAGTGCCACAAGCCTCCTCAGTTTCTTTAAGCGAAAACGCAAAACCATAGCGACGGTCAGGCTTATCTTCGTCAAGCGCCATCGCATACACTGGTAGCATAGACAAGCTAAGCGTCAGCAGTATCAATTTGATGTCAGGCACAAATCTTGGAGTCTTCATGGAATAGAAGCGTATGACTGCAAGTCCTCTAAGAGATTAAGCTAAATAAAGTCTGTGGTCAACCGCAATGCAATGATTTTGAACAACAATCAAGCCAGCAGCTTCAGCTTTTTGGCGTGCAGCTTCGTTAGTGATGCCCAGTTGCATCCAGATAACTTTTGCACCAATTGCAATTGCCTCATCAACAATAGGCTGTACACTGTCAGGTTTGCGAAAAATATTGACAATCTCAATTGTGTGTTGTATCTCGCTTGGCAAATCTAAGAGGCTCGGGTAACACGGTTGGTTGAACACTTTTGTCAAATTTGGATTGATAGGCACCACGCGGTAGCCGTGCGCAAGCATATAGCGCGAAACGGAATAACTGGGCCTATCAGGCTTGTCAGACTGCCCAACTACAGCAAGGGTCTTATATGCCTTGAGAATTTCCGGGATTGTCATCTCTTGGAGAGCAAATTTAGGTATTTCAAAACAACTCTAAAATGTACGAGAAAATTTTCTTGATTGATTCAGGTGCAAAGCGCGGACACTTCCAGATGTGGCTGGATGAGACACTGGCGATAAACTTCGACAGCCTTACGCATACTTTTGGGGAAAACGTGGCACTGCTGCGTTTCTATGCATGGCAGCCGTTTTGCATCTCACTTGGCTATCACCAAAAGGAAGAGATGTTTGACCGCGCACGACTGGCACAAGATGGTATTGAACTTGTGCGCCGACCTACAGGTGGCAGGGCAGTTTTTCATGCTGAAGAACTGACTTATGCGATAGTCGCCAATACAGAAGCATCTAATGCAACATGCTATGCGCAGATTGCCCGAGCATTACAAGCGGGACTAGCGGTCTTAGGGATTGAAGCAAATTTTCAGCGTCAGCAACCTGACTTTCGCAACCGATACACCCGTGCAGAAAGTCTGCCGTGTTTTACCGCATCGGCAAGAGATGAATTAGAAGTGCAGGGCAAAAAGATCATTGGTTCTGCGCAGCGGCGCTAT from [Chlorobium] sp. 445 includes these protein-coding regions:
- a CDS encoding ligase, with translation MYEKIFLIDSGAKRGHFQMWLDETLAINFDSLTHTFGENVALLRFYAWQPFCISLGYHQKEEMFDRARLAQDGIELVRRPTGGRAVFHAEELTYAIVANTEASNATCYAQIARALQAGLAVLGIEANFQRQQPDFRNRYTRAESLPCFTASARDELEVQGKKIIGSAQRRYGKTLLQHGSILLSPKHREMTRYLSTTDDVKARIAKDLEEKTTSISEVIGKTIRYDEVTQAFRKGFEQAWQRVLEPLCETDLLALLPDYSSTVALDTAPHQ
- a CDS encoding CoA-binding protein, which codes for MTIPEILKAYKTLAVVGQSDKPDRPSYSVSRYMLAHGYRVVPINPNLTKVFNQPCYPSLLDLPSEIQHTIEIVNIFRKPDSVQPIVDEAIAIGAKVIWMQLGITNEAARQKAEAAGLIVVQNHCIAVDHRLYLA
- a CDS encoding glycosyl transferase; this translates as MLICASTVKLSVVIPTLNEERFIAKTLQSLAAQDLPSDVSFELLIVDGGSCDATVEVITRFFDTNDTLPVRIFRSITGRAFQLNCGANFATGEALLFLHADTVLSQNALAELARALQNPSVQYGYFAMDFDDAHPLARLYSAATRINSILTHYGDSGIFARRTFFEALGKFPEQELMEDLEFLFRARTLAEPTLIKTASLTTSARRFKKNGFFSQQLFNAYLVARYIFGANASELKQQYDAYRK
- a CDS encoding alkaline phosphatase, whose product is MKHVFKSSLFVASALMMLLVQHAAAQLSPTVLGSWGTGLYRSSDPRSAEILAYDAPSRRLFVVNSVSNNVLILDFSNPALPRLIDSVRFTTGSPNSIDIRNGVLAVAVDSTNRQAPGRVFFYRAATAGATATALASVQVGALPDMLTFTADGRFVLVANEGEPNNYNAGNIDPEGSVSIIEIPSAGAQAITQANVRTVDFRSLNGQETALRARGVRIFGPRATVAQDLEPEYITVQGDTAYVVCQENNAIALVRISTASLIGIRGLGLKNHNLAGFGLDPSDRDGAGGTGAINIAPRPVFGIYQPDGIASYVVGGQTFVVTANEGDARDGYAGTNEPEIRGGAASVRLDPAVFGDTSRTTGIRRDSLLGRLQISIALPDTTPAGLYRSLQCFGGRSFSIFRVERDSLVRVYDSGDDFERITAARFPANFNATNTSNALDNRSDDKGPEPEDVKIARIGDSTYAFIGLERIGGVMIYNITSPTAPRFVAYINNRNFSVTPGASTVLSGAVAGPVAADRVGDLGAEGLLIIPGNLSPNSRPLLVVANEVSGTVTTIQLSATASVEQLAEVMPKGFALEQNYPNPFNPTTTIRYSLPQAAQVSLKVYDILGREVAQLVNMRQAAGVYVAQFNAANLPSGMYFYRLEAGSYRETRKMMLVK